ATTAATCTTGGAACACGAAACATCAAACAATTAAAAGACGGTTGGACAATCCTAACTGCCGATGGAAAACCAAGTGCACATTTTGAACATGATGTTGCTATCATCGATGGAAAACCTGAAATTTTATCAACATTTGGATACATATACAAAGCATTAGGAATTGTGAGTAATGAAGAAGATGAATTTAGAAAAGAACCTTTAGTTATCTAAACAAATCAAAAACTTAAATAGCCTTATATGGTTAACCTTTTTTTAAACCATGTAAGACATTTAAGGTCGTTGAAGAAAAACTAAACTTATATTTTTTTTAAAAAATTATATAAAATAGCTAATGAAAAAACTTTTTAAACTTATACTTAATACTATTCCGAGACCAATTCTTATTCGGTTAAGTTATATTGCGCGTCCAATTCTTGCATTGGCACTAAAAGGAGATGCTTTCACCGATCCAATTGATGAAAAAAGTTTTAGAATGTTTTTGCCATACGGTTATGGGACACAAAGAAATAATGTACTTTCACCAAGCACACTTTCTCTAGAAAGACATCGTTTACTTTGGTTATATTTAAATGATAAAACTGATTTTTTCACTTCAAAAGAAAAAAAGAAAATCTTGCATTTTGCACCAGAACAGGCTTTCTATAAATTATTTCGAAATCAAAAAAATCTAGAATACACCACTACTGATTTATTTTCCCCGCTAGCGGATGTAAAAGCTGATATTTGTAATTTGCCTTTTGAAGACAATCAATATGATGTTATTCTATGCAACCATGTTTTGGAGCACATTCCTGACGACACTAAGGCTATGCAGGAATTATTTCGTGTTTTAAAACCAGGCGGAATGGCTGTTTTACAGATTCCTCAGGATTTATCAAGAGCTACTACTTTTGCAGATGATAGCATTACTGACCAAAAAGAGCGTGCTAAAATATTCGGACAATACGATCATGTACGTATTTATGGACGTGATTATTTTGATAAATTAAGGTCAATCGGTTTTAATGTTATCGAAGAAGATTACACCAATGAAATAGCTCCAGAATTAGTTGAAAAATACTGCTTGGCCAAAGGAGAAATCATTCCCGTTTGTTTCAAATAAGAACATTTTACACCAATAATATAGTATGGCATAATTCGTTATATTTACATTTTAGTAAATTGACAATTATGCCAACTTTGTTTTTTAGAAAACTAATGTTTCTTTTATTCATCACTTCTGTTTCTGCACAAGTAGAAAATGAAGTTGCTCCTCCTTATAATATCAAAACCATTTCGTTTGTTCAAAACAACAAAAACGCAATCCCTATATTTCATTTGGGAGATGGCTTTCAGTTGCAATTTGACGATTTATTCGGAAATGAAGCGGATTATTATTACGAAATAATTCACTGTGATTACAATTGGATTCCTACAAACATCCCAAAAACAGATTATTTACAAGGATTTGACAATCAAAGAATTCAAGATTATTCGAATTCCTTCAATACGTTACAAATGTATTCTCATTATAGATTATCCATTCCAAATCAGCTTACACAATTACGAATTAGCGGAAATTATATCCTCAAAATTTTAAGTGAAGACAAAGAAGTTGTTTTTTCTAGAAAATTTATTTTATATGAAGACCTTGTAACCGTTCCTATTCAAGTAAAAAGAGCTCGAACTGTAGATAACTTAGAATATAAACAAAATCTAGAATTTACCATAAAAACAAATTCCATTAATTTTCAGAACCCTTTAAAAAACGTTAAGGTTGCCTTACTTCAAAACGGAAAATTCAATACTGCCATCACTAATGTGGCCCCACAATACACCATTGGAAATGATTTAGTATACAAGTACGATACACAAACACAATTTTGGGCTGGTAATGAATTTTTGTATTTCGACAATAAAGACATCCGATCTGCTAGCAATAATGTAGCTCGAATTGATTCAAACGGAACCTTATATAATTCTTATTTATTTACTAATAATGCCCGAACAAATTTCCCTTATTCAGTGACTCATGATGTAAATGGTGATTTTGCGGTTCGGAATTTAAATGCGAATAACAACGAAATTGAATCCGATTATGCTTGGGTATATTTTAGCTTATCAGCACCCGCTTTTAGATTAAACAAAGACATATATATTACAGGAATGTTCAATAATTATGCGCTAACTCCTGAATATAAAATGGATTATAATTCTAAAAACAATCGTTATGAAAAAGCAGTACTGATAAAACAAGGATTCACTAATTTCGAATATACCGTAGCGGATAGTAAAGGAATAATTGATTCAGAAAACGGTATTGATGGTAATTTTTATCAAACAGAAAACGATTATACCGTTCTGGTTTATTTCCGAGAAAACAATGATCGTTATGACCATGTTATCGGAAAAGGAACGGCAAATTCTCTAAATATTATCAACTAAAAAAAACATTTCTAAAAGTGATTAAACAAATCAAATTTTCGTAAATTTGTAACTATTAAACACATATTTAACGCTTTAATATGGTTTCTCAAATAACAAGAGGTATAAAAATTTCGGTTTTGACTAGTTTTGAAGGTACTTACTTCAAAAACTACAGAATCCATTTTGCCTTTAGTTATGAAATTAAAATAGAAAACCACAGCAAAGATTCCGTTCAATTAACTTCCCGCCATTGGGAAATTTACGATTCCCTAAATGATCTTGAAATAGTTGATGGCGAAGGCGTGATTGGTAAAAAACCCGTTTTAAAACCAGGTGAATTCCATATATACAGTTCTGGTTGTTTATTATCATCTCCTCATGGAGCTATGAAAGGACATTTTGATATGGTTAATTTTACTACTACAAAAACGTTCAAAGTTATTGTACCTACTTTCAGGCTAAGTGCTCCTTTTGCTCTAAATTAATTTGACTTATATTTTGTTAAAAATAGTGATATTTTAAATTATCATCCGTAATTTTGCGTCAAATTATATAATTCAATGGGTTATATTTTAAATTGTCTAATTATTTAATCGATCAACATGCTTAAAGGATTTTTTAATGTACCCAAAGCGGTAAACGAACCAGTAAAAGGATACGCCCCTAATTCACCAGAAAAAGCTGCAGTTCAAGCTGCTTATTCTACTATGTGGAATTCTAAAATTGATGTGCCTTTATATATCGGTAGCGACGAAATTAGAACAGGAAACACCAAAACAATGTCGGCTCCACACGATCACAAACATATCGTAGGAACGTACCATTTAGCCGAAAAAACTCATGTTGAAAAAGCGATTGCAAATGCATTAGAATCAAGAACTGCATGGGCAAATATGGCTTGGGAACAAAGAGCAGCTATTTTTCTTAAAGCAGCTGAATTAATTGCAGGTCCTTACAGAGCTAGAATAAATGCCGCAACTATGATTGCGCAATCTAAAAATATCCATCAAGCAGAAATTGATGCTTCTTGTGAGTTAATTGATTTTTTACGTTTTAACGTGGAATTCATGACGCAAATTTACAACGATCAACCAAAGTCAAATTCTGACATGTGGAATCGATTAGAATACAGACCTCTTGAAGGTTTTGTATATGCTATTACTCCTTTTAACTTTACAGCTATTGCCGCAAATCTTCCTGCAAGTGCAGCCATGATGGGAAATGTTGTAATTTGGAAACCAAGTGATAGTCAAGTATTTTCTGCAAAAATCATCATTGATGTTTTCAAAGAAGCGGGTGTTCCTGACGGAGTTATCAACGTAGTTTTTGGAGATGCGCTAATGATTACGGATACAGTTTTAGCAAGTCGTGACTTTGCTGGAATACATTTTACTGGATCAACTCATGTTTTCAAAGATATTTGGTCAAAAATTGGAACTAACATTCACCACTATAAAACATATCCAAGAATTGTAGGTGAAACTGGTGGAAAAGATTTTATCATTGCCCATTCAAGTGCTAATCCAAAACAAGTAGCAACAGGAATTGTACGTGGTGCTTTTGAATTTCAAGGTCAAAAATGTTCTGCAGCTTCAAGAGCTTATGTTCCTCAAAGTTTATGGCCAGCAATTAAAGAACAATTAATTACTGATACTAAATCCATGAAAATGGGATCTCCAGAAGATTTCAGCAACTTTATTACCGCTGTAATTCACGAAGGTTCTTTTGATAAATTAGCTAGTTTTATTGACCAAGCTAAAAAAGATGCTGATGCCGAAATTATTGTTGGAGGAAATTATGATAAATCTGTTGGTTACTTTATTGAACCTACAATTATCGTAACTACTAACCCACATTACACTACAATGGAAACCGAATTATTCGGACCAGTAATCACAATTTTCGTTTACGAAGATGCAAAATGGGCAGAAACTTTAGAATTAGTTGATACAACTTCTGAATATGCATTAACAGGTGCGGTTTTCAGTAAAGATCGTTATGCTATTGAGCAAGCAACAGTTGCTTTACAAAACGCGGCTGGTAACTTCTATATCAATGACAAACCTACGGGGGCTGTTGTGGGAATGCAACCTTTTGGTGGTGCTAGAGCATCTGGAACAAATGACAAAGCGGGTTCTGCTTTAAATTTATTACGTTGGGCTTCGCCAAGAACTATCAAAGAAACATTTGTAACACCTGAAGATTATAGATATCCATTTTTAGGAGAATAAATTAGTCCTAAAGTTTGAAAGTCAAAAGTCTTAAAGGACTTTGTAAATATAAAAGCCGAATCTAAAATTTAGATTCGGCTTTTATATTTACATTTTTTCTACTCAATTCTATCTTTCAACTTTAAGACTTTTGACCTTATGACTAATAAACTTTATGACTAAATTTGAAACTTCAACGGCAAATGCACTACTTTCTTTGTTTCGAAAAACTCATCTTCAAAAAAGTCTACTAAATTATATTCCGTAGCTTTCGGAAAATCTTTTAACTCTTCGGTTAAATCACCGCCTTTTAGATACAGAATTCCGTTTTTCAATTCATGTTTGTTGTTTTTTTTGATTTTGGTTTTAACCCAAGATACAAAATCTGGCATATTCGTTACCGCACGACTCACAATAAAATCAAAATCTCCTTTTACATTCTCAGCACGAATTTGCTCTGCTTTTACGTTTTTCAGTTCCAAGGCTTCGGCAACAGCTTGAACCACTTTGATTTTTTTTGCGATAACATCAATCAAATAAAAACGTGTTTCTGGAAAAAGAATAGCCAAGGGAATCCCTGGAAACCCACCACCAGTACCAACATCCAAGACATAAGTTCTCGGTTCGAATTTTATAATTTTAGCAATCCCTAACGAATGTAAAATGTGCTTTGTATATAAAGCATCAATATCTTTTCTCGAAATCACATTGATTTTTTCATTCCAATCATGGTATAAAAAATCCAACTGCTCGAATTGTTTTTTTTGTATATCGGTTAAATTAGGAAAATACTTAAGAATCTCGTCCATTTGAAAAATTTTTAACAAAAGTACTATTTTTAGCTTGTAAATATTTAACTCAATTTTGCATATTGAAAATTTATAATAATTATCTTTGGGGATTATTACAAAAATATATGAATAACAACCCACCTACATTTGCTAAGCAAGACAATTTAAAATTTTTCAGAACGCTTAACTCACGGGTTAACAATTACTTTAAGGAAAATAATATCCAAAAAACAGGAAATTGGAGACTTCACTTAAAAACTATAATTCTCTTTACTGTTTTTCTTGCACCTTACTTTTTAATCCTAACACTGGATATGCCATTTTGGGCACATCTGTTGCTGACTATCGTTATAGGAATTGGTATGGCAGGTGTTGGCATGAATGTTATGCACGATGGTAATCATGGCTCGTATTCTAATAAAAACTGGGTCAATAAATTCATGGGAGGAACCATTTATATTTTAGCTGGAAACGTATACAATTGGCAGGTTCAACATAACGTATTACACCACACTTACACTAATATTCCTGGACACGATGAAGATCTTGACGCAGGAAGAATTATTCGATTTACCAAGGAAGCTAAATGGCATAGTTTTCATCGTTTTCAACAATATTATTCTGTGTTTTTATATGGATTATTAACTTTCAATTGGGCAATCACTACTGATTTTAAGCAAATGAAAAGTTATCTAAAAAGAAAATTATCTTATGGCGAAGCCAAAAGCCCTAAAACACTTTGGACTACTTTAATTATCACTAAAATCATTTATGTTTCTATATGGATTGTATTGCCTATTGTTATAGGAATTACATGGTGGGAAGTGCTTATCGGATTTTTTGTAATGCATTATACAGCTGGATTAATCTTAAGTATTGTTTTCCAATTGGCACATGTGGTTGAAGAAACTACTAATCCATTACCAAATGAAGACGGTGAAATTGAAAACACTTGGGCTATTCACCAATTGTTTACTACGACTAACTTTGCTCCAAAAAATAAAATTGTAAATTGGTATACTGGCGGGTTAAACCACCAAATCGAGCACCATATTTTCCCAAATATAAGTCACATTCACTACGGTAAAATTGCTGCAATTGTTAAAGAAACCGCTAAAGAATGTAATTTACCTTATTACGAATACAAAACAATGCGTTCCGCTGTTATCGCCCATTTCAAACATTTAAAAGATCTAGGAATGAAACCAGAATTAACCGCATAAAAAACAAATAACTAATAAAATAAATAATTAACCTCCCTAATTTTCCAATGGAAACCCGGGACATTCAACCCTTTTTTAATGAGTAATCCACTTTCAGACAGAATTAACAATCTGGCTACATCACAAACATTAGCCATGGCTGCTTTGGCTAGAGAATTAAAAGCACAAGGAAAAGATATCATCAGTTTAAGCTTAGGTGAGCCTGATTTCAATACACCAGACTTCATCAAAGAAGCTGCGAAAAAAGCAATCGACGACAACTATAGCACCTACTCTCCAGTAGAAGGATACGCTGATTTAAAAGAAGCTATCTGCAGAAAATTCAAAAGAGACAATGGTTTAGAGTACAAACCTTCTCAAATTGTAGTTTCAACAGGAGCAAAACAATCATTATATAACATTGCTCAAGTAATGTTAAATGATGGTGACGAAGTAATTTTGCCAGCACCATACTGGGTATCTTATTTCGAAATTGTAAAATTATCCGGTGGAGTTCCTGTAGAAGTTCCTACTTCTGTAGAAACAGATTTCAAAATCACACCAGAACAATTAGAAGCTGCCATCACTCCAAAAACAAAAATGATGTGGTTCAGTTCTCCTTGTAACCCAAGTGGCTCTGTTTATAACAGAGAAGAACTTACTGCTTTAGCAAAAGTATTAGAAAAACATCCTAATGTATATGTTGTTGCTGACGAAATCTATGAGCACATCAATTTCTCAGGAACATTCTGCAGCATTGGTTCAATCCCAGGAATGCTAGAAAAAACAATTACTGTAAATGGAGTAGCAAAAGCATTCGCTATGACAGGATACAGAATTGGATACATTGGTGCACCAGAATTCATCGCAAAAGCATGTACAAAAATTCAAGGTCAAGTAACTTCAGGAGCAAATTCTATCGCACAACGTGCAACTATAACTGCTGTTGATGCTGACCCTAGTGTATTAAACCACATGGTTCAAGCTTTCCATAGCCGTAGAGATTTAGTTGTAGGATTACTAAAAGAAATTCCAGGAATCAAAATAAACGTTCCAGAAGGAGCTTTTTACGTATTTCCTGACGTTTCTTCTTTCTTCGGAAAAACATTAAAAGGAACACATATCAAAGATGCAAATGACTTCTCTATGTACCTTTTGGCAGAAGCCAATGTAGCTACTGTAACAGGTGACGCTTTTGGTAATCCAAACTGTATTCGTTTCTCTTACGCAACTAGCGAAGATTTACTAAAAGAAGCATTACGCAGAATAAAAGAAGCGGTTGCATAACACCTTCTGATTATAACATTAAAAGCCTAAGGAAACTTGGGCTTTTTTTTTGTTTTATACCAAAATAAAATGGAAATTTGAAAAACTATCTATTTCATTAAATTATGCTAACAGCCATACATCCAAAACTCCCTATGCGTAACAAAGCCGTTACAAGAGAATTCTATTGTAATCAATTGGGTTTTGAGGAATTTGGTAGCGCTGACTTTAACGGCTATTTAATGGTACAAAAAGACCAAATTCAGATTCATTTTTTTGAATTTACTACAATTAACCCTTTGGAAAATTACGGGCAAGTCTACATTCGAACCAAAGATATCGAAACCGTTTATAGAAACTTCTTGAACAACGGCGTTGCCATTCATCCCAACGGCCCTTTGGAAATTAAACCTTGGGGACAAAAAGAATTTTCAATACTTGATCCTGACCATAATTTACTCACTTTTGGGCAAAGTTCAGACACTTTTTAGTTTATAAATCTTCGCAGAAAGTTAAAACTTAATTTCTTAGTAGCAAAAAAGCCCTTTTGAATTAGAAATCTCGGATAATTTATAAGAACTTTGCAAACTTTTTTAGGCATATATTTTTTCCTAAAAAGTTTTAGAAATTAAAAATTATCATCCTGAGATGAAAAAGAAAATAGAAATATTAGCCCCGGCAAAGGATTTAATTCACGGTATAGCAGCCATCAATAGTGGAGCGGATGCCGTTTATATAGGCGCACCTCAATTTGGAGCGCGTTCTAATGCACACAATTCGATGGAGGATGTAGCCGCATTAGTCCAATATGCCCATTTATTTCACGCACAAGTTTTTGTGGTAATGAATACCATTTTATACGACAACGAACTCGAAACTTGTCGTCAAATGATTTGGAAATTATATGATATTGGTGTCGATGCATTAATTATCCAAGATATGGCCATCATGGAAATGGAGTTGCCTCCAATTGTTTTGCATGCCAGTACACAAGCCAATAATAGAGATGCAAATAATATTAAATTTCTGAAAGATGCTGGTATCAAACGTGTTGTTTTGGCTCGCGAATTAAACCTGCACCAAATCAAAGAAATCAGTGATGCCGCAGATGTTGAATTGGAATTTTTTGTAACGGGAGCGTTGTGCGTTTCCTTTAGTGGCAATTGTTATATGAGCGTGGCCAATGGCGAACGTTCAGCTAACCGAGGTTCTTGTGCTCAAAACTGTCGTTTACCATACAATCTGATTGACGGTCATGGCGATACGCTAATCAAAAACAGCCACCTGCTTTCTATCAAAGATTTTGATGTTACCGATCAAATTCCTAATTTAATTGAAGCTGGAATTTGTTCTTTCAAAATAGAAGGCCGACTAAAAGATATTGTTTATGTAAAAAATAATGTTTCTTTTCTTAGACAAAAATTAGATGCTTTTTTAGAAGAAAACAACGCTTATACTAAAGCCTCTTCGGGAAGTTGTACCTATACTTTTGATTCGGCATTGAATCGTACTTTTAACCGCGGTTATACCGATTATTTTGTTAATGAACGTCATAGTTCTATTGGTTCTTGGGAAAGTCCAAAATCCAAAGGACAATACATTGGTAAACTTATCGAAACTAAGGGTGGTGCTTACAAAATTGAAAATGGACATCTTTTGAATAATGGTGACGGTCTTTGTTTTATCAACGAAAATAATGAAGCCGATGGTATTTATGTCAACAAAGTAGAAAATGGTTTAGCCTATCCTAATGTGTTGAAAGAAATAAAAGCAGGCACTTTCATTTACCGTAACAATGATGCTGCCTTCATTAAAATTGTAGAACGTGAAGATAGCGCTGTTAGAAAAATAAATACTTCTTTGATATTAACTGAAAACGAAAACGGTTTTGAATTAATTGCTACCGATGAAGATGGTTATGTTAGCACAGTGAATTTGGTTCACGCAAAAGAGCAGACTAAAAACAAGCTCTCCATTGAAGACAACATTAAAACACAATTAGCAAAAACAGGTTTTACTCCTTATACTGCCAACGAAATTACAGTGCATTTTTCTGAAAATTGGTTTCTTCCAATTTCAAAAATCAACGAAATGCGACGAACCGTATATGAGCAATTATCAGAAATTCGTCTGGCCAATTACAAACGTGAAGAACATCAGATTGTAAAAACAAACCACCCTTTTCCGATAGATCAATTGGATTTCACCTATAATGTTTCCAATAAAATGGCGCGTAAATTTTACGAACGTCATGGAGTAACCGAAATTGAAAAAGCTTTTGAATTACAATGGGATCCAGGGAAATCCCGTGTGATGACTACTAAATATTGCATCAAATACGAATTAGAAAAATGTCCAAAATATCATAAAGATACTATGGAAACTAAACTTAAAGAACCTTTAGTTTTAAAACAAGGCGAATTAGAATACAAGTTGAAATTCAATTGTAAACCTTGCGAAATGGAAATTTGGGAAAAAGACGCGGAATTTGAAATCGAAGAAGACCATATTCATTAAAATATAAACCTTCGTTTTTACTAAAAAGGCTGTAACTCTAGTTCAACTAAAATCCTAAAAAAAATAGTATTTTTGTATTCCGATTGAAATTCATTTTCAATCATTTAAATTTTTCAATCTTTAAATAAAAAAAATGAAAGCATACGTATTTCCAGGTCAAGGCGCACAATTTACAGGAATGGGTAAAGACTTATATGAGAATTCTCCATTAGCAAAAGAATTATTCGAAAAAGCGAATGAAATATTAGGTTTCCGTATTACAGATATTATGTTCGAAGGAACTGCTGAGGAATTGAAAGAAACCAAAGTAACGCAACCAGCTGTATTTTTACATTCGGTAATTTTAGCTAAAACTTTAGAAGATTTCAAACCAGAAATGGTAGCGGGACATTCATTAGGAGAGTTTTCTGCTTTAGTTGCTAATGGTGCTTTATCATTTGAAGACGGATTAAAATTAGTTTCACAAAGAGCTTTAGCAATGCAAAAAGCCTGCGAAATAAAACCTTCAACTATGGCTGCAGTTTTAGGATTAGCAGACAATATCGTAGAAGAAGTTTGCGCTTCGATTGATGGTGTTGTAGTAGCAGCAAATTACAACTGTCCTGGACAATTAGTTATTTCAGGCGAAACATCGGCAGTAGAAAAAGCTTGTGAAGCGATGAAAGAAGCAGGTGCAAAACGTGCTTTATTGTTACCTGTTGGAGGTGCTTTTCATTCGCCAATGATGGAACCAGCAAGAGAAGAACTTGCGGCTGCTATTGAAGCAACTACGTTCTCAGCTCCTATTTGTCCTGTATATCAAAATGTAACTGCGACTGCGGTTTCTGATCCATCGGAAATTGAGAAAAACTTAATCATACAATTGACTGCACCAGTAAAATGGACACAATCTGTACAACAAATGATTAAAGATGGTGCGACTTTATTTACGGAAGTTGGTCCTGGCAAAGTATTGGCTGGATTGATTGGTAAAATTGATAAAGAAGCAGTGACGGCTAACGCATAATTTGACCTTTTAAAATTAATTACAAATAAAAATCCCAAATTATCATCTGATAATTTGGGATTTCTTTTTAATATACCTGTATTTAACTTCTAATCTTCTGTTCCCATTTCCAAGCACTTGCCATAGCTTCTTCTAGCGTTGATTGTGCTTTCCAACCCAAAACAGTATTTGCTTTATCTGTATTAGCATAAGCTGAAGTAATATCCCCTTCTC
Above is a window of Flavobacterium sp. 123 DNA encoding:
- a CDS encoding class I SAM-dependent methyltransferase gives rise to the protein MKKLFKLILNTIPRPILIRLSYIARPILALALKGDAFTDPIDEKSFRMFLPYGYGTQRNNVLSPSTLSLERHRLLWLYLNDKTDFFTSKEKKKILHFAPEQAFYKLFRNQKNLEYTTTDLFSPLADVKADICNLPFEDNQYDVILCNHVLEHIPDDTKAMQELFRVLKPGGMAVLQIPQDLSRATTFADDSITDQKERAKIFGQYDHVRIYGRDYFDKLRSIGFNVIEEDYTNEIAPELVEKYCLAKGEIIPVCFK
- a CDS encoding DUF5103 domain-containing protein, whose translation is MFLLFITSVSAQVENEVAPPYNIKTISFVQNNKNAIPIFHLGDGFQLQFDDLFGNEADYYYEIIHCDYNWIPTNIPKTDYLQGFDNQRIQDYSNSFNTLQMYSHYRLSIPNQLTQLRISGNYILKILSEDKEVVFSRKFILYEDLVTVPIQVKRARTVDNLEYKQNLEFTIKTNSINFQNPLKNVKVALLQNGKFNTAITNVAPQYTIGNDLVYKYDTQTQFWAGNEFLYFDNKDIRSASNNVARIDSNGTLYNSYLFTNNARTNFPYSVTHDVNGDFAVRNLNANNNEIESDYAWVYFSLSAPAFRLNKDIYITGMFNNYALTPEYKMDYNSKNNRYEKAVLIKQGFTNFEYTVADSKGIIDSENGIDGNFYQTENDYTVLVYFRENNDRYDHVIGKGTANSLNIIN
- the apaG gene encoding Co2+/Mg2+ efflux protein ApaG; the encoded protein is MVSQITRGIKISVLTSFEGTYFKNYRIHFAFSYEIKIENHSKDSVQLTSRHWEIYDSLNDLEIVDGEGVIGKKPVLKPGEFHIYSSGCLLSSPHGAMKGHFDMVNFTTTKTFKVIVPTFRLSAPFALN
- the pruA gene encoding L-glutamate gamma-semialdehyde dehydrogenase, translated to MLKGFFNVPKAVNEPVKGYAPNSPEKAAVQAAYSTMWNSKIDVPLYIGSDEIRTGNTKTMSAPHDHKHIVGTYHLAEKTHVEKAIANALESRTAWANMAWEQRAAIFLKAAELIAGPYRARINAATMIAQSKNIHQAEIDASCELIDFLRFNVEFMTQIYNDQPKSNSDMWNRLEYRPLEGFVYAITPFNFTAIAANLPASAAMMGNVVIWKPSDSQVFSAKIIIDVFKEAGVPDGVINVVFGDALMITDTVLASRDFAGIHFTGSTHVFKDIWSKIGTNIHHYKTYPRIVGETGGKDFIIAHSSANPKQVATGIVRGAFEFQGQKCSAASRAYVPQSLWPAIKEQLITDTKSMKMGSPEDFSNFITAVIHEGSFDKLASFIDQAKKDADAEIIVGGNYDKSVGYFIEPTIIVTTNPHYTTMETELFGPVITIFVYEDAKWAETLELVDTTSEYALTGAVFSKDRYAIEQATVALQNAAGNFYINDKPTGAVVGMQPFGGARASGTNDKAGSALNLLRWASPRTIKETFVTPEDYRYPFLGE
- the rsmG gene encoding 16S rRNA (guanine(527)-N(7))-methyltransferase RsmG — encoded protein: MDEILKYFPNLTDIQKKQFEQLDFLYHDWNEKINVISRKDIDALYTKHILHSLGIAKIIKFEPRTYVLDVGTGGGFPGIPLAILFPETRFYLIDVIAKKIKVVQAVAEALELKNVKAEQIRAENVKGDFDFIVSRAVTNMPDFVSWVKTKIKKNNKHELKNGILYLKGGDLTEELKDFPKATEYNLVDFFEDEFFETKKVVHLPLKFQI
- a CDS encoding acyl-CoA desaturase encodes the protein MNNNPPTFAKQDNLKFFRTLNSRVNNYFKENNIQKTGNWRLHLKTIILFTVFLAPYFLILTLDMPFWAHLLLTIVIGIGMAGVGMNVMHDGNHGSYSNKNWVNKFMGGTIYILAGNVYNWQVQHNVLHHTYTNIPGHDEDLDAGRIIRFTKEAKWHSFHRFQQYYSVFLYGLLTFNWAITTDFKQMKSYLKRKLSYGEAKSPKTLWTTLIITKIIYVSIWIVLPIVIGITWWEVLIGFFVMHYTAGLILSIVFQLAHVVEETTNPLPNEDGEIENTWAIHQLFTTTNFAPKNKIVNWYTGGLNHQIEHHIFPNISHIHYGKIAAIVKETAKECNLPYYEYKTMRSAVIAHFKHLKDLGMKPELTA
- a CDS encoding pyridoxal phosphate-dependent aminotransferase, with the protein product MSNPLSDRINNLATSQTLAMAALARELKAQGKDIISLSLGEPDFNTPDFIKEAAKKAIDDNYSTYSPVEGYADLKEAICRKFKRDNGLEYKPSQIVVSTGAKQSLYNIAQVMLNDGDEVILPAPYWVSYFEIVKLSGGVPVEVPTSVETDFKITPEQLEAAITPKTKMMWFSSPCNPSGSVYNREELTALAKVLEKHPNVYVVADEIYEHINFSGTFCSIGSIPGMLEKTITVNGVAKAFAMTGYRIGYIGAPEFIAKACTKIQGQVTSGANSIAQRATITAVDADPSVLNHMVQAFHSRRDLVVGLLKEIPGIKINVPEGAFYVFPDVSSFFGKTLKGTHIKDANDFSMYLLAEANVATVTGDAFGNPNCIRFSYATSEDLLKEALRRIKEAVA
- a CDS encoding VOC family protein, giving the protein MLTAIHPKLPMRNKAVTREFYCNQLGFEEFGSADFNGYLMVQKDQIQIHFFEFTTINPLENYGQVYIRTKDIETVYRNFLNNGVAIHPNGPLEIKPWGQKEFSILDPDHNLLTFGQSSDTF
- a CDS encoding U32 family peptidase, which produces MKKKIEILAPAKDLIHGIAAINSGADAVYIGAPQFGARSNAHNSMEDVAALVQYAHLFHAQVFVVMNTILYDNELETCRQMIWKLYDIGVDALIIQDMAIMEMELPPIVLHASTQANNRDANNIKFLKDAGIKRVVLARELNLHQIKEISDAADVELEFFVTGALCVSFSGNCYMSVANGERSANRGSCAQNCRLPYNLIDGHGDTLIKNSHLLSIKDFDVTDQIPNLIEAGICSFKIEGRLKDIVYVKNNVSFLRQKLDAFLEENNAYTKASSGSCTYTFDSALNRTFNRGYTDYFVNERHSSIGSWESPKSKGQYIGKLIETKGGAYKIENGHLLNNGDGLCFINENNEADGIYVNKVENGLAYPNVLKEIKAGTFIYRNNDAAFIKIVEREDSAVRKINTSLILTENENGFELIATDEDGYVSTVNLVHAKEQTKNKLSIEDNIKTQLAKTGFTPYTANEITVHFSENWFLPISKINEMRRTVYEQLSEIRLANYKREEHQIVKTNHPFPIDQLDFTYNVSNKMARKFYERHGVTEIEKAFELQWDPGKSRVMTTKYCIKYELEKCPKYHKDTMETKLKEPLVLKQGELEYKLKFNCKPCEMEIWEKDAEFEIEEDHIH
- the fabD gene encoding ACP S-malonyltransferase; protein product: MKAYVFPGQGAQFTGMGKDLYENSPLAKELFEKANEILGFRITDIMFEGTAEELKETKVTQPAVFLHSVILAKTLEDFKPEMVAGHSLGEFSALVANGALSFEDGLKLVSQRALAMQKACEIKPSTMAAVLGLADNIVEEVCASIDGVVVAANYNCPGQLVISGETSAVEKACEAMKEAGAKRALLLPVGGAFHSPMMEPAREELAAAIEATTFSAPICPVYQNVTATAVSDPSEIEKNLIIQLTAPVKWTQSVQQMIKDGATLFTEVGPGKVLAGLIGKIDKEAVTANA